A region of Myxococcus stipitatus DSM 14675 DNA encodes the following proteins:
- a CDS encoding aminotransferase class I/II-fold pyridoxal phosphate-dependent enzyme translates to MSDVFDKCSNWKDYRIAKATGLYPYFRVIEASHGATEVEIEGKRVIMVGSNNYLGLSSDPRVKEAAIKATEKFGTTCSGSRLLNGTLALHEELEGRLAKFLNRESAIVISTGFQTNLALASILGRHDIVFSDRANHASLVDGIRLSFATERKFRHNDMDHLEQLLSQADPGAGKIIITDGVFSMEGDVCNLPRIAELAKQYNARVMTDDAHAMGVLGDKGRGTSEYFGLEKETDLVMGTFSKSFASLGGVLAGPFDVINYIRHKSRSVIFSASMTPASIASALKALEIIEAEPQRRARLLDIAEKMHNGFRAMGFDTGVSVTPVVPVHIGDQVKCFRFWRALHEAGVFANPVIPPAVEAGHALIRTSFMATHTDAQLDRVLDTFETIGRKLGVIPETRPTVYEPVQIARPGTSVRSNKASDKWAAGSAGLLADKGGLTLDQLSRMSSREMAGKLFDAVEQLTWRAANLQPEDLRQLRAAPMKLWEKRGEIPGLLLEKGANFFLRNGTDGNSAERT, encoded by the coding sequence ATGAGCGACGTCTTCGACAAGTGCAGCAACTGGAAGGACTACCGCATCGCGAAGGCCACCGGCCTCTACCCGTATTTCCGCGTCATCGAGGCGTCTCACGGCGCCACCGAGGTGGAGATCGAAGGCAAGCGGGTGATCATGGTCGGCTCCAACAACTATCTCGGACTCTCCTCTGACCCGCGCGTCAAGGAAGCCGCCATCAAGGCGACCGAGAAGTTCGGGACGACGTGTTCGGGTTCGAGATTGCTCAACGGCACGCTCGCGCTCCATGAGGAACTGGAGGGGCGGCTCGCCAAATTCCTCAACCGCGAATCCGCCATCGTCATCTCCACCGGATTCCAGACCAACCTGGCGCTGGCCTCCATCCTGGGCCGACACGACATCGTCTTCAGCGACCGGGCCAACCACGCGTCGCTGGTCGACGGCATCCGTCTGTCCTTCGCGACCGAGCGCAAGTTCCGCCACAACGACATGGACCACCTGGAGCAGTTGCTCTCCCAGGCGGATCCCGGCGCGGGGAAGATCATCATCACCGACGGCGTGTTCTCCATGGAGGGAGACGTCTGCAACCTGCCGCGCATCGCGGAGCTGGCGAAGCAGTACAACGCCCGGGTGATGACGGATGACGCCCACGCCATGGGCGTGCTGGGCGACAAGGGCCGCGGCACCTCGGAGTACTTCGGCCTGGAGAAGGAGACGGACCTCGTCATGGGGACGTTCTCCAAGAGCTTCGCGTCCCTGGGCGGCGTGCTCGCGGGTCCCTTCGACGTCATCAACTACATCCGCCACAAGTCGCGCTCGGTCATCTTCTCCGCGTCCATGACGCCGGCATCCATCGCCTCGGCGCTCAAGGCGCTGGAGATCATCGAGGCGGAGCCCCAGCGTCGCGCCCGGCTGCTCGACATCGCCGAGAAGATGCACAACGGCTTCCGCGCCATGGGCTTTGACACCGGCGTGTCCGTGACGCCCGTCGTTCCGGTCCACATCGGCGACCAGGTGAAGTGTTTCCGCTTCTGGCGCGCGCTGCACGAGGCGGGCGTCTTCGCCAACCCGGTCATCCCCCCGGCGGTCGAGGCGGGCCACGCGCTCATCCGCACGTCGTTCATGGCCACGCACACGGACGCGCAGCTGGACCGCGTGCTGGACACCTTCGAGACCATCGGCCGGAAGCTGGGCGTGATTCCGGAGACGCGTCCCACGGTGTACGAGCCTGTGCAGATTGCCCGGCCGGGCACGTCGGTGCGCTCCAACAAGGCGAGCGACAAGTGGGCGGCGGGCTCCGCGGGCCTGCTCGCGGACAAGGGCGGCCTCACGCTGGATCAGCTCTCTCGCATGTCGTCGCGCGAGATGGCCGGCAAGCTCTTCGACGCGGTGGAGCAGCTCACCTGGCGAGCGGCCAACCTCCAGCCCGAGGACCTGCGCCAGCTGCGCGCGGCGCCCATGAAGCTGTGGGAGAAGCGCGGCGAGATTCCCGGCCTCCTGCTGGAGAAGGGCGCCAACTTCTTCCTGCGCAACGGCACCGACGGCAACTCCGCCGAGAGGACCTGA
- a CDS encoding NAD-dependent epimerase/dehydratase family protein → MRFLLTGGTGFIGQRLASRIIERGDSLTALVRPSSRRDALAALGAQFAVGDLTTGEGLAEAVRDVDCVLHLAGVTKAREPAGYFEGNANGTRRVAEAMAALPRPPRLVYCSSLAAAGPSTPQRPRREEDTPAPVSTYGRSKLGGEEAVRELADRVPSVIVRPPMVYGPGDAEFIPSVMPMARRGLALKSGFGPKRYSLIHVDDLNTTLLAAAERGLTLDKSDPARGVYTVSDGREYTWEEICAAVARAMGRRPPTVLPMPDSLSYLIGLGSEAVARLRGTIPILNRDKVREMTCPSWTCTTERASRELGFAPTIPLDRGLLETLASYQRAALALP, encoded by the coding sequence GTGCGTTTCCTGCTGACCGGAGGCACCGGCTTCATCGGCCAGCGGCTCGCGAGCCGCATCATCGAGCGAGGCGACTCGCTCACCGCGCTCGTGCGCCCCAGCTCTCGGCGTGACGCCCTGGCGGCGCTCGGCGCGCAGTTCGCGGTGGGCGACCTCACGACGGGCGAAGGCCTGGCCGAGGCTGTCCGCGACGTCGACTGTGTCCTGCACCTGGCCGGAGTCACCAAGGCCCGGGAGCCCGCGGGCTACTTCGAGGGCAATGCGAACGGCACCCGCCGCGTCGCGGAGGCGATGGCCGCCCTCCCCCGCCCTCCCCGACTCGTCTACTGCTCGTCCCTGGCCGCCGCCGGGCCCTCCACGCCGCAGCGCCCTCGCCGCGAGGAGGACACTCCCGCGCCCGTCTCCACCTACGGCCGCAGCAAGCTGGGCGGCGAAGAGGCCGTGCGCGAGCTCGCGGACCGGGTGCCCTCCGTCATCGTCCGGCCCCCCATGGTCTACGGCCCGGGCGACGCGGAGTTCATCCCCTCCGTCATGCCCATGGCCCGAAGGGGCCTGGCGCTCAAGAGCGGCTTCGGCCCCAAGCGCTACTCCCTCATCCACGTGGATGACCTGAACACCACGCTGCTCGCCGCCGCCGAGCGAGGCCTCACGCTGGACAAGTCCGACCCGGCGCGAGGCGTCTACACCGTGTCCGACGGGCGCGAGTACACGTGGGAGGAGATCTGCGCCGCGGTGGCTCGAGCCATGGGCCGTAGGCCGCCCACCGTGCTGCCCATGCCGGACAGCCTGAGCTACCTCATCGGGCTCGGCTCCGAGGCCGTCGCGCGGCTCCGTGGCACCATCCCCATCCTCAACCGGGACAAGGTCCGGGAGATGACGTGCCCCTCGTGGACGTGCACCACCGAGCGCGCGTCGCGTGAGCTGGGCTTCGCGCCCACCATTCCGCTGGACCGGGGACTCCTCGAGACGCTCGCGTCGTATCAAAGGGCCGCTCTCGCCCTGCCCTGA
- a CDS encoding MlaC/ttg2D family ABC transporter substrate-binding protein, with product MIASLLAATLLAAAPTPLTVVKSGNADVQRAANAPGATVESLATVVEKFVDFQELAKRALGDKTWTSLTPAQRKDFSETMTGLLRASYAQKAIGQAQADVKYGKESVEGTEATVNTTLTLKKDQIPVDYRLYKQTAKADWRIYDVVTDEVSLVDTYKGQFQKLLGTKGFDGLLSTLKTKRAQLEKENAAQSAKGSSATGGSAGPGK from the coding sequence TGCTTGCCGCCACCTTGCTTGCCGCGGCGCCCACTCCCCTCACTGTCGTCAAGTCCGGGAACGCGGATGTCCAGCGAGCAGCCAACGCCCCCGGCGCCACCGTCGAGTCACTCGCCACCGTCGTCGAGAAGTTCGTCGACTTCCAGGAGCTGGCGAAGCGCGCCCTGGGTGACAAGACGTGGACGTCCCTCACGCCCGCTCAGCGCAAGGACTTCTCCGAGACGATGACGGGGCTCCTGCGTGCGTCCTATGCCCAGAAGGCCATTGGCCAGGCCCAGGCGGACGTGAAGTACGGCAAGGAGTCCGTCGAGGGCACCGAGGCGACCGTCAACACCACGCTCACCCTCAAGAAGGACCAGATTCCCGTCGACTACCGCTTGTACAAGCAGACGGCGAAGGCGGACTGGCGCATCTACGACGTCGTCACGGATGAGGTGTCCCTCGTGGACACCTACAAGGGTCAGTTCCAGAAGCTGCTGGGCACCAAGGGCTTCGACGGGCTGCTCTCCACCTTGAAGACCAAGCGGGCACAGCTCGAGAAGGAGAACGCGGCGCAGTCCGCGAAGGGCTCCTCCGCGACGGGTGGCTCCGCCGGCCCCGGGAAGTGA